A section of the Pleuronectes platessa chromosome 7, fPlePla1.1, whole genome shotgun sequence genome encodes:
- the rcn2 gene encoding reticulocalbin-2 isoform X2 — translation MTSSFVWRTSHTMTSSALLLLLFLQFGLGRTSHKHLNEDHYIGQQHNPEHDLNVLLGEKDTEEIKKLSPGEQRQKMNEIVKKIDTNGNNLLSAEEITLWIQHVYRKYALEDAEERFPEFDTDKDGAVTWAEYNTVAHNQLISLDDSTILEDPEQESLRHLHLKERRRFDFADVDGRPGLNVTEFLAFTHPSEVDHMADFAIEDVLSEYDTDRDGFINLREFIGDVHGDENPPSQWEIEETVRFKDLYDQDKDGRLNREEQLRWVAPNSYGSAREEALHLIKEMDSDEDGQISQEEVLKNQETFMNSEVTDYGRQLHVSHDEL, via the exons ATGACGTCATCATTTGTGTGGCGAACTTCTCACACG ATGACGTCCTCtgcactgctgctgttgctgtttctTCAGTTTGGACTTGGACGAACTTCTCACAAGCATCTTAATGAAGATCATTACATTGGCCAGCAGCACAACCCTGAACACGACCTGAATGTCCTGCTGGGAGAGAAG GACACGGAGGAGATCAAGAAACTTAGCCCCGGTGAACAGAGGCAAAAGATGAATGAAATTGTAAAGAAGATCGACACAAACGGCAACAATCTGCTGAGTGCAG AGGAGATTACTCTGTGGATTCAGCACGTTTACAGAAAATATGCTCTGGAAGATGCAGAGGAGCGTTTCCCCGAGTTTGACACTGACAAAGATGGTGCTGTAACATGGGCGGAATACAACACGGTTGCTCACAACCAGCTCATCAGTTTAGATGACAGCACCATTCTGGAGGATCCAGAGCAAGAGTCTCTGAGACAC CTCCACCTGAAGGAGAGGAGGCGCTTTGACTTTGCTGATGTGGACGGCAGACCCGGCCTTAATGTAACAGAGTTTCTTGCCTTCACACACCCGTCTGAAGTGGATCACATGGCT GACTTTGCCATTGAAGATGTGTTGAGTGAATATGACACGGATAGAGATGGATTCATCAATCTAAGGGAATTTATTGGAGATGTCCATGGTGATG aGAATCCCCCTTCGCAGTGGGAGATTGAGGAAACTGTGCGGTTTAAAGATCTCTATGATCAAGACAAGGACGGCAGGTTGAATCGAGAGGAGCAGCTCCGGTGGGTTGCGCCCAACAGCTACGGTTCAGCGAGAGAAGAG GCTCTTCACCTCATCAAGGAAATGGACAGCGACGAGGACGGGCAGATCTCACAGGAGGAAGTTTTGAAAAATCAGGAAACATTCATGAACAGTGAAGTGACAGACTATGGCAGACAGCTGCACGTATCCCATGATGAATTATAA
- the rcn2 gene encoding reticulocalbin-2 isoform X1 gives MTSSFVWRTSHTVTIISSSHMKISSFVSLTTMTSSALLLLLFLQFGLGRTSHKHLNEDHYIGQQHNPEHDLNVLLGEKDTEEIKKLSPGEQRQKMNEIVKKIDTNGNNLLSAEEITLWIQHVYRKYALEDAEERFPEFDTDKDGAVTWAEYNTVAHNQLISLDDSTILEDPEQESLRHLHLKERRRFDFADVDGRPGLNVTEFLAFTHPSEVDHMADFAIEDVLSEYDTDRDGFINLREFIGDVHGDENPPSQWEIEETVRFKDLYDQDKDGRLNREEQLRWVAPNSYGSAREEALHLIKEMDSDEDGQISQEEVLKNQETFMNSEVTDYGRQLHVSHDEL, from the exons ATGACGTCATCATTTGTGTGGCGAACTTCTCACACGGTAACAATAATATCTTCTTCTCACATGAAAATCTCCAGCTTCGTCTCACTAACTACA ATGACGTCCTCtgcactgctgctgttgctgtttctTCAGTTTGGACTTGGACGAACTTCTCACAAGCATCTTAATGAAGATCATTACATTGGCCAGCAGCACAACCCTGAACACGACCTGAATGTCCTGCTGGGAGAGAAG GACACGGAGGAGATCAAGAAACTTAGCCCCGGTGAACAGAGGCAAAAGATGAATGAAATTGTAAAGAAGATCGACACAAACGGCAACAATCTGCTGAGTGCAG AGGAGATTACTCTGTGGATTCAGCACGTTTACAGAAAATATGCTCTGGAAGATGCAGAGGAGCGTTTCCCCGAGTTTGACACTGACAAAGATGGTGCTGTAACATGGGCGGAATACAACACGGTTGCTCACAACCAGCTCATCAGTTTAGATGACAGCACCATTCTGGAGGATCCAGAGCAAGAGTCTCTGAGACAC CTCCACCTGAAGGAGAGGAGGCGCTTTGACTTTGCTGATGTGGACGGCAGACCCGGCCTTAATGTAACAGAGTTTCTTGCCTTCACACACCCGTCTGAAGTGGATCACATGGCT GACTTTGCCATTGAAGATGTGTTGAGTGAATATGACACGGATAGAGATGGATTCATCAATCTAAGGGAATTTATTGGAGATGTCCATGGTGATG aGAATCCCCCTTCGCAGTGGGAGATTGAGGAAACTGTGCGGTTTAAAGATCTCTATGATCAAGACAAGGACGGCAGGTTGAATCGAGAGGAGCAGCTCCGGTGGGTTGCGCCCAACAGCTACGGTTCAGCGAGAGAAGAG GCTCTTCACCTCATCAAGGAAATGGACAGCGACGAGGACGGGCAGATCTCACAGGAGGAAGTTTTGAAAAATCAGGAAACATTCATGAACAGTGAAGTGACAGACTATGGCAGACAGCTGCACGTATCCCATGATGAATTATAA